From a single Couchioplanes caeruleus genomic region:
- a CDS encoding DUF4097 family beta strand repeat-containing protein: protein MTTAHLDLDVHPHSPAEGTTMPTFDTPRPITATLELVIADIRIAASDRPDTVVEVRPSNPASDHDVRAAEQTRVEYADGQLLVKTPKLRNLGLFGKTGSIDLQIALPTGSRLHAGAAIGTFHSTGTLGETRIKTATGDVRLEHTGPLNLTTASGTVVVQTAEGDTHASTASGSLHVGAIRGSAVVRNSNGDSRVDWVAGDINVKAANGDIVVGHAEGDLVASTANGSVRVTEVVRGTVSVQTAVGELQVGIAEGTAAYLDLHTSFGKVQNQLAAGGAAEPGENKVEVRARTSFGNISIVRPPRQQAA, encoded by the coding sequence ATGACCACCGCGCACCTCGACCTCGACGTCCACCCCCACTCGCCCGCGGAAGGGACCACCATGCCGACCTTCGACACCCCCCGACCGATCACCGCCACGCTCGAGCTGGTCATCGCCGACATCCGGATCGCCGCGAGCGACCGGCCGGACACCGTCGTCGAGGTACGCCCCAGCAACCCCGCCTCCGACCACGACGTCCGGGCCGCCGAGCAGACCCGGGTCGAGTACGCCGACGGCCAGCTGCTCGTGAAGACGCCGAAGCTGCGCAACCTCGGGCTGTTCGGCAAGACCGGCTCGATCGACCTGCAGATCGCCCTGCCGACCGGCTCGCGGCTGCACGCGGGAGCCGCCATCGGCACGTTCCACAGCACCGGGACGCTGGGCGAGACGCGGATCAAGACCGCGACCGGGGACGTACGGCTGGAGCACACCGGCCCGCTCAACCTGACCACGGCCAGCGGTACGGTCGTCGTGCAGACGGCCGAGGGTGACACCCATGCGAGCACCGCCTCGGGCAGCCTGCACGTCGGCGCGATCCGGGGTTCCGCGGTGGTCCGCAACTCCAACGGCGACAGCCGCGTCGACTGGGTCGCCGGCGACATCAACGTCAAGGCGGCCAACGGCGACATCGTGGTGGGCCACGCCGAGGGTGACCTCGTCGCGTCGACGGCCAACGGCAGCGTCCGCGTGACGGAGGTCGTCCGGGGCACCGTCTCGGTGCAGACCGCCGTCGGTGAGCTGCAGGTCGGCATCGCCGAGGGCACGGCGGCGTACCTGGATCTGCACACGTCCTTCGGCAAGGTGCAGAACCAGCTGGCCGCGGGCGGCGCCGCGGAGCCGGGCGAGAACAAGGTGGAGGTCCGGGCCCGCACGTCGTTCGGCAACATCTCGATCGTGCGCCCACCCCGGCAGCAAGCGGCATGA
- a CDS encoding DUF1778 domain-containing protein, with translation MDLTTYVARLREELASAAELGGAEARALAERLTAPMESAFRLALLDALSTAADEITRDLAPGSVEVRLRAGDPAFVVNPPPAEAPAPEVMPYGAMPASPPPPDGEEGGVSRINFRLSEQLKARIEQAAARDGLSVNAWLVRAASAAAQQQTAAPTVTSSHTFGGQRYTGWAR, from the coding sequence ATGGACCTGACAACGTACGTCGCCCGGCTCCGGGAGGAGCTCGCGTCGGCGGCCGAGCTCGGTGGCGCCGAGGCCCGGGCGCTGGCCGAACGCCTCACCGCCCCGATGGAGTCGGCCTTCCGGCTGGCGCTGCTCGACGCGCTCTCGACCGCGGCGGACGAGATCACGCGCGACCTGGCGCCCGGCTCGGTCGAGGTGCGCCTGCGCGCCGGCGACCCCGCCTTCGTCGTGAACCCTCCTCCGGCCGAGGCTCCGGCGCCAGAGGTGATGCCATATGGCGCCATGCCGGCGTCACCGCCTCCGCCCGACGGCGAGGAGGGTGGCGTCTCCCGGATCAACTTCCGCCTCTCGGAGCAGCTCAAGGCCCGCATCGAGCAGGCCGCCGCGCGGGACGGGCTCTCCGTGAACGCCTGGCTGGTACGCGCGGCGAGTGCCGCGGCCCAGCAGCAGACGGCCGCCCCGACGGTCACCTCGAGCCACACCTTCGGCGGCCAGCGCTACACCGGCTGGGCCCGATGA
- a CDS encoding SAM-dependent methyltransferase, with amino-acid sequence MDWAAWHDDYDDPASALARRLDWVRAAIRTWLETAPPGPLTVISLCAGQGRDLIGALAGHPRAGDVHALLVETDPRNAACARDAAGAAGLTGIEVVQGDAGRTDQYADAAPAHLVLACGVFGNISDVDVSATISACAALCREGGTVVWTRHRRPPDLVPVICEWFETRGFARVAVTGDGFGAGVHRRVLPAARLAPGVRMFTFRDRR; translated from the coding sequence ATGGACTGGGCGGCCTGGCACGACGACTACGACGACCCCGCGAGCGCGCTCGCCCGCCGGCTGGACTGGGTGCGCGCGGCGATCCGCACCTGGCTGGAGACGGCGCCGCCCGGGCCGCTGACGGTGATCAGCCTGTGCGCCGGTCAGGGCCGCGACCTGATCGGCGCGCTCGCCGGCCACCCCCGGGCCGGGGACGTCCACGCCCTCCTCGTCGAGACGGACCCTCGCAACGCCGCCTGCGCCCGGGACGCCGCGGGGGCGGCCGGGCTGACCGGGATCGAGGTGGTCCAGGGCGACGCCGGCCGCACCGACCAGTACGCCGACGCCGCGCCGGCGCACCTCGTGCTGGCGTGCGGCGTCTTCGGCAACATCTCCGACGTGGACGTCTCGGCCACGATCTCCGCGTGCGCCGCCCTCTGCCGCGAGGGCGGCACCGTGGTGTGGACCCGGCACCGCCGGCCGCCGGACCTCGTACCCGTCATCTGCGAATGGTTCGAGACGCGCGGGTTCGCGCGGGTCGCGGTGACGGGCGACGGGTTCGGGGCGGGGGTGCACCGGCGGGTGCTGCCGGCGGCCCGGCTGGCGCCCGGCGTGCGCATGTTCACCTTCCGGGACCGGCGTTGA
- a CDS encoding DoxX family protein, whose translation MFPHRYAAPMWSLFRIVVGFLFMCHGLATVFGVLGGNRGTGEALEAGTWPGWYAGVIQLVCGILVLAGLGTRPAAILASGSMAYAYFTVHQPEALMPIQNGGVTPALYAWSLLMIAVLGAGPWSLDALIARRRGAAEPVGADRGELAATRR comes from the coding sequence ATGTTCCCCCACCGCTACGCCGCACCGATGTGGTCCCTGTTCCGGATCGTCGTCGGCTTCCTGTTCATGTGCCACGGTCTCGCGACCGTCTTCGGGGTGCTCGGCGGCAACCGCGGCACCGGTGAGGCACTCGAGGCCGGCACCTGGCCCGGCTGGTACGCCGGCGTCATCCAGCTCGTCTGCGGCATCCTCGTGCTCGCCGGGCTCGGCACCCGGCCCGCCGCGATCCTGGCCTCCGGGTCCATGGCGTACGCGTACTTCACGGTCCACCAGCCCGAGGCCCTCATGCCGATCCAGAACGGCGGCGTCACGCCGGCGCTCTACGCCTGGTCCTTGCTCATGATCGCCGTGCTGGGGGCCGGACCGTGGTCCCTCGACGCCCTCATCGCCCGGCGTCGGGGTGCTGCCGAGCCGGTGGGCGCGGACCGGGGCGAGCTCGCCGCCACCCGCCGTTAG
- a CDS encoding GNAT family N-acetyltransferase — MLTVRPATASDVDTLRRLTAAAFEKYVPRLGRDPKPMHNDYREAVSAGRVWVAVAAGEIVGLALLVPHEDHLLLDTVAVSPDAQGRGVGGRLLELADEQARQAGRPEVRLCTNEVMTENLAYYPRRGYVETHRVEQNGLRRVYFRKPVAPPR; from the coding sequence GTGCTCACCGTGCGCCCGGCGACGGCCTCCGACGTCGACACCCTGCGGCGGCTGACGGCGGCGGCCTTCGAGAAGTACGTGCCGCGCCTCGGCCGCGACCCGAAGCCGATGCACAACGACTACCGGGAGGCGGTCAGCGCGGGCCGGGTCTGGGTCGCCGTCGCGGCCGGGGAGATCGTCGGCCTGGCCCTGCTGGTGCCGCACGAGGATCATCTGCTGCTGGACACCGTCGCCGTGTCGCCGGACGCGCAGGGGCGGGGCGTCGGCGGCCGGTTGCTGGAGCTCGCGGACGAGCAGGCGCGTCAGGCCGGCCGGCCGGAGGTGCGCCTCTGCACGAACGAGGTCATGACGGAGAACCTCGCCTACTACCCCCGGCGCGGGTACGTCGAGACGCACCGCGTTGAGCAGAACGGCCTCCGGCGGGTGTACTTCCGCAAACCGGTCGCCCCACCCCGCTGA
- a CDS encoding RDD family protein: protein MTYAATKPDVRVTGRRIVATFIDGIVFGLFNGALAWVVDSGKAWWDFDLTEISTRQNRWLFVIAALYYIVLEGLTGRTVGKLITGIRVVDAETGGRPGLLSGFVRTLARLIDGIGGYLVGLIIVVNSKNRRRLGDMAAKTLVIRP, encoded by the coding sequence ATGACCTACGCAGCGACCAAGCCGGATGTCCGCGTGACCGGCCGGCGGATCGTGGCCACCTTCATCGACGGCATCGTGTTCGGCCTGTTCAACGGTGCCCTCGCGTGGGTCGTCGACAGCGGCAAGGCGTGGTGGGACTTCGACCTGACCGAGATCTCCACCCGCCAGAACCGCTGGCTCTTCGTCATCGCCGCGCTCTACTACATCGTGCTGGAGGGCCTCACCGGCCGTACGGTCGGCAAGCTCATCACCGGCATCCGCGTGGTGGACGCGGAGACCGGCGGGCGGCCGGGCCTGCTCTCCGGCTTCGTCCGCACGCTGGCGCGGCTCATCGACGGCATCGGCGGGTACCTCGTCGGGCTGATCATCGTGGTGAACTCCAAGAACCGCCGCCGGCTGGGCGACATGGCCGCCAAGACCCTGGTCATCCGCCCCTGA